A region of Pseudarthrobacter sp. NIBRBAC000502770 DNA encodes the following proteins:
- a CDS encoding SRPBCC family protein has translation MTTSVNAPLSARGKLASTLPAEQLAEITELFALRRTGYSLDAPFYTDPTIFKLDMEAIFGQHWIFAGSVAELPEPGDYITVDYGPYSLIVLRNDDGEVNVLHNVCRHRGARVLTEAAGSTGNLVCGYHSWTYSPEGNLIHASAPGEAKFDKNCFALKRAHSREVAGLIFVCIANEPPADFDETAKIFEPYLAPHDLSKTKIAYQQNIIEEGNWKLVMENNRECYHCDGHPELACSLFPTWGLTEGLIPTHLEEVWDRNKEAQSSLEERCRRYGLPYEVVEELDTRIAGIRISRESLDGEGESFSADGRRLSKKLLGDLPDFRLGRCSMHLQPNSWFHFLGDHVITFGVFPINEHQSLVRTTWLVADDAEEGVDYDLDKLTYTWKQTNIQDKAFVELCQQGAASPAYVPGPYMKSEYQVEAFINWYVQRVQEHLA, from the coding sequence TTGACTACCTCAGTGAACGCGCCCCTCAGCGCACGCGGAAAGCTCGCCTCAACATTGCCTGCCGAGCAGCTGGCCGAAATTACCGAGTTGTTTGCTTTGCGGCGCACCGGCTACTCCCTCGACGCCCCCTTCTACACCGACCCGACGATCTTCAAGCTCGACATGGAGGCCATCTTCGGCCAGCACTGGATCTTTGCCGGCAGCGTCGCCGAGCTTCCGGAGCCGGGCGATTACATCACGGTCGACTACGGCCCCTACTCCCTGATCGTGCTGCGTAACGACGACGGCGAGGTCAACGTCCTGCACAACGTCTGCCGCCACCGCGGTGCACGTGTCCTGACCGAAGCTGCCGGTTCCACCGGAAACCTGGTCTGCGGCTACCACTCCTGGACCTACTCGCCCGAGGGCAACCTGATCCACGCATCCGCCCCGGGGGAGGCCAAGTTCGACAAGAACTGCTTCGCGCTCAAGCGTGCCCACAGCCGTGAAGTTGCCGGCCTCATCTTCGTCTGCATCGCGAACGAGCCGCCGGCGGACTTCGACGAGACCGCCAAGATCTTCGAGCCCTACCTTGCGCCGCACGACCTGTCCAAGACGAAGATTGCCTACCAGCAGAACATCATCGAAGAGGGCAACTGGAAGCTCGTCATGGAGAACAACCGTGAGTGCTACCACTGCGACGGGCACCCGGAACTCGCCTGCTCGCTGTTCCCCACGTGGGGCCTGACCGAGGGCCTGATCCCGACCCACCTCGAGGAAGTATGGGACCGCAACAAGGAAGCCCAGTCCTCCCTTGAGGAGCGGTGCCGCCGCTATGGCCTGCCCTACGAGGTGGTTGAGGAACTCGATACCCGTATCGCCGGTATCCGCATTTCACGCGAATCCCTGGACGGCGAAGGCGAATCGTTCTCCGCAGACGGCCGCAGGCTCTCCAAGAAGCTCCTCGGCGACCTGCCGGACTTCCGCCTGGGCCGCTGCTCGATGCACCTGCAGCCCAACAGCTGGTTCCACTTCCTGGGCGACCACGTCATCACCTTCGGCGTTTTCCCCATCAACGAACACCAGTCCCTGGTCCGCACCACCTGGCTGGTGGCCGACGACGCCGAGGAAGGCGTGGACTACGACCTCGACAAGCTGACCTACACCTGGAAGCAGACCAACATCCAGGACAAGGCGTTCGTTGAGCTGTGCCAGCAGGGTGCTGCAAGCCCCGCCTACGTGCCCGGCCCGTACATGAAGAGCGAATACCAGGTGGAGGCCTTCATCAACTGGTACGTCCAGCGGGTGCAGGAGCACTTGGCATGA
- a CDS encoding HNH endonuclease signature motif containing protein encodes MGKSAVVRAFGEIRAALAVLNAEVDGAGLEPFSAADPLAGVAAGCLDILAGAREVEAGFAGLKARAAVTYAESADVVAGPDVPVRAQEMAVAAEIGCVLALGPRAASSFLAASYAVTALLPLTLSALQAGVISWGHAVVMADETACLDAAGAAALEAHFLDPGAADPARGCPVGALPAHRFKAKARTWRERHHAESIETRHAKGVSERRVEFRADQDGMAWLSAYLPADQALAGWNRLTATARSLQGPGEGRTLTQLRADTFADAILTNGTGASDTRASGSGGMTEGASGSSSDGAGAGGSPSDGAGAVRDRVPSPVRAQVLVTVPVFSLLGLADEPAVLDGYGPIPPSMARELVANGAGSFYRVLVDPRDGAPLEICRTSYRVTGPMRAWLRMRDGKCPFPGCSNNSLDNDADHILAWAKGGTTGISNLGQPCPKHHKLRHATGWKPTPATKNDPPGWTSPTGRHYQSEHQDWEPPRWPDTQDRVRVPEEGSSHCTVPDLVQIQVSPAEDWLELVLHAPSA; translated from the coding sequence ATGGGGAAATCGGCGGTGGTGAGGGCGTTTGGGGAGATCCGGGCTGCCCTTGCTGTGCTGAATGCTGAGGTGGACGGGGCTGGTTTGGAGCCGTTTTCTGCGGCTGATCCGTTGGCTGGTGTGGCGGCTGGGTGCCTGGACATTCTGGCCGGTGCCCGGGAGGTCGAGGCCGGGTTCGCTGGCCTGAAGGCGAGGGCTGCGGTGACGTACGCGGAGAGCGCCGACGTGGTTGCGGGGCCGGATGTGCCGGTGCGTGCGCAGGAGATGGCGGTCGCGGCGGAGATCGGGTGCGTGCTGGCCCTGGGTCCGCGGGCCGCGTCGTCGTTCCTGGCTGCTTCCTATGCGGTGACTGCCTTGTTGCCGCTGACCTTGTCGGCGTTGCAGGCCGGGGTGATCTCCTGGGGCCACGCGGTGGTGATGGCGGACGAGACGGCGTGCCTGGATGCTGCGGGGGCGGCGGCGTTGGAAGCCCATTTCCTGGACCCGGGCGCCGCGGACCCGGCACGGGGCTGCCCGGTGGGTGCGTTGCCGGCGCACCGGTTCAAGGCCAAGGCCCGGACCTGGCGGGAACGCCACCACGCCGAGAGCATCGAGACACGCCACGCCAAGGGGGTGTCGGAGCGGCGGGTGGAGTTCCGGGCGGACCAGGACGGGATGGCCTGGCTCTCCGCGTATCTTCCCGCGGACCAGGCCCTGGCCGGGTGGAACCGGCTCACCGCGACCGCCCGTAGCCTGCAGGGCCCCGGCGAGGGCAGGACCCTGACCCAGCTCCGGGCCGACACCTTCGCCGATGCGATCCTCACCAACGGCACCGGCGCCAGCGACACCCGTGCAAGCGGCAGCGGCGGTATGACCGAGGGCGCGAGCGGCAGCTCCAGCGACGGCGCGGGTGCTGGCGGCAGCCCCAGCGACGGCGCGGGTGCTGTCCGGGACCGTGTGCCGTCGCCGGTCCGGGCGCAGGTGCTGGTCACGGTTCCGGTGTTCTCGCTGCTCGGCCTGGCCGATGAGCCGGCGGTGCTGGACGGGTATGGGCCGATTCCGCCGTCCATGGCCAGGGAGCTGGTCGCAAACGGGGCGGGGTCGTTTTACCGGGTGTTGGTGGATCCGCGGGACGGGGCCCCGTTGGAGATCTGCCGGACGAGTTACCGGGTGACAGGTCCAATGCGGGCGTGGTTGCGGATGCGGGACGGGAAGTGTCCGTTCCCGGGGTGCAGCAACAACTCCCTGGACAACGATGCCGATCACATCCTCGCCTGGGCCAAGGGCGGCACCACCGGAATCAGCAACCTGGGACAGCCCTGCCCGAAACACCACAAACTCCGACACGCCACCGGCTGGAAACCCACCCCCGCCACCAAGAACGACCCACCCGGCTGGACCTCACCCACAGGCCGCCACTACCAAAGCGAACACCAAGACTGGGAACCACCCCGGTGGCCGGACACCCAAGACCGCGTCCGGGTTCCGGAGGAGGGCAGCTCGCATTGCACTGTTCCGGACCTGGTGCAGATCCAGGTATCCCCAGCAGAAGATTGGCTGGAGCTGGTCCTGCACGCGCCCTCCGCCTGA
- a CDS encoding FdhF/YdeP family oxidoreductase has product MKFGKQPAPVADINEDELQVHKPKTEAAGVKAVMVALERAVAQAGVTRTAQSLLRLNQRGGFDCPGCAWPESDKKRKAAEFCENGAKAVAEENTVRTVGAEFWAKHSIAELSGKTEYWLGNQGRLSEPMVIREGDTQYSPISWADAFELIGEHLRATTPDRSVFYTSGRTANETAFLYQLFARSLGTNNLPDCSNMCHESSGSALNPTIGIGKGTVSLDDIHDAELIFVVGQNPGTNHPRMLSALKECKDKGGKVVAVNPLPEAGLFNFKDPQTVSGVVGCGTPLADEYLQIKVGGDLALFQALGHLLLEAEERNPGTVVDHSFIAAQTDGFGAYRDARRTLDWDETEKATGLTREQIEKVAGMLVASKASIFCWALGVTQQPHSVDTIKEMVNVLLLQGNFGKPGAGACPVRGHSNVQGDRTMGIWEKPKEWLLTALDSEFGIDSPRHHGYDAVESMEAFERDEVDVFVSMGGNFSLACSDTEALEAGMQRIGLTVHISTKPNRSHIVHGRTSLILPTLGRTDKDDKHPKGAQFLSVEDSMSVVHSTQGRLTPVSEHLLAEPVIVARMAEATFGPQHAVDWRGMAEDYDVIRDHIARVLPGFEDFNARVRTKNGFVLPNPPRDTRSFATDIGRGRFTVSPLEYLTPPAGHLVLQTIRSHDQYNTTFYGLDDRYRGISGGRRVILIHPEDLAEQGFQDRELVDVVSTFQGVDRRADKFRLVAYPTAKGCAAAYFPEANALVHKENVARVSNTPGFKAMFVRFEPHQGGAAAAEESAGELAGTHA; this is encoded by the coding sequence ATGAAGTTCGGCAAGCAGCCTGCCCCCGTCGCGGACATCAATGAGGACGAGCTCCAAGTCCACAAGCCCAAGACCGAGGCCGCCGGGGTCAAGGCCGTCATGGTTGCCCTGGAGCGCGCGGTGGCACAGGCCGGCGTCACCCGCACGGCACAGTCCCTGCTCCGGCTGAACCAGCGCGGCGGCTTCGACTGCCCGGGCTGCGCGTGGCCCGAGTCGGACAAGAAGCGCAAAGCTGCCGAGTTCTGCGAGAACGGTGCCAAGGCTGTGGCCGAGGAAAACACCGTGCGGACCGTAGGCGCGGAGTTCTGGGCCAAGCACTCCATTGCCGAGCTGTCAGGGAAGACCGAGTACTGGTTGGGAAACCAGGGCCGGCTCAGCGAACCGATGGTGATCCGGGAGGGCGACACCCAATACTCGCCAATCTCCTGGGCTGACGCCTTCGAGCTGATCGGTGAGCACCTCCGGGCCACCACCCCGGACCGCAGCGTGTTCTACACCTCCGGCCGCACCGCGAACGAGACCGCGTTCCTGTACCAGTTGTTCGCCCGGTCACTGGGCACCAACAACCTGCCGGACTGCTCCAACATGTGCCACGAGTCTTCCGGATCGGCGCTGAACCCGACCATCGGCATCGGCAAGGGCACCGTGTCCCTTGACGATATCCACGACGCCGAACTGATCTTTGTCGTGGGCCAAAACCCCGGCACGAACCACCCGCGGATGCTGTCCGCGTTGAAGGAATGCAAGGACAAGGGCGGCAAGGTGGTGGCCGTGAACCCGCTGCCCGAGGCCGGCTTGTTCAACTTCAAGGACCCCCAGACCGTTTCCGGTGTGGTGGGCTGCGGGACGCCGTTGGCCGATGAGTACCTGCAGATCAAGGTGGGCGGGGACCTGGCGCTGTTCCAGGCGCTGGGCCACCTGCTCCTGGAGGCCGAGGAACGAAACCCGGGGACCGTCGTCGACCATTCCTTCATCGCCGCCCAGACAGACGGGTTCGGCGCCTACCGCGACGCCCGCCGCACCCTCGACTGGGACGAGACCGAGAAGGCCACCGGCCTGACCCGCGAGCAGATCGAGAAGGTGGCGGGGATGCTGGTGGCATCCAAGGCCTCCATCTTCTGCTGGGCGCTGGGGGTGACGCAGCAGCCGCACTCGGTGGACACCATTAAGGAAATGGTCAATGTCCTGCTGCTGCAGGGCAACTTCGGCAAGCCCGGCGCCGGCGCCTGCCCCGTCCGCGGCCACTCGAACGTCCAGGGCGACCGGACCATGGGCATTTGGGAGAAACCCAAGGAGTGGCTCCTCACGGCACTCGATTCCGAGTTCGGCATCGACTCCCCGCGGCACCACGGCTATGACGCTGTCGAGTCCATGGAAGCCTTTGAGCGCGACGAGGTGGACGTATTCGTTTCCATGGGCGGCAATTTCTCGCTGGCGTGCTCCGACACCGAAGCGTTGGAAGCCGGCATGCAGCGGATCGGGCTGACCGTGCACATCTCCACCAAGCCCAACCGCTCGCACATCGTGCATGGCCGGACATCGCTGATCCTGCCCACGCTGGGCCGCACGGACAAGGACGACAAGCATCCCAAGGGCGCGCAGTTCCTGTCCGTGGAGGACTCCATGTCCGTGGTGCACTCCACCCAGGGCCGCCTCACCCCGGTCTCCGAACATCTGCTCGCCGAGCCCGTCATCGTGGCGCGGATGGCCGAGGCCACGTTCGGGCCGCAGCACGCCGTGGACTGGCGCGGCATGGCCGAGGACTACGATGTGATCCGCGACCACATCGCCCGCGTCCTGCCCGGCTTTGAGGACTTCAACGCCAGGGTCCGGACCAAAAACGGGTTCGTGCTCCCCAACCCGCCACGGGACACCCGTTCGTTCGCCACGGACATCGGCAGGGGCCGGTTCACCGTCAGCCCGCTGGAATACCTCACCCCGCCCGCGGGGCACCTGGTGCTGCAGACCATCCGCAGCCACGACCAGTACAACACCACCTTCTACGGCCTGGACGACCGGTACCGCGGCATCTCCGGCGGACGCCGCGTCATCCTGATCCACCCCGAGGACCTCGCCGAGCAGGGATTCCAGGACCGCGAGCTCGTGGATGTGGTGAGCACGTTCCAGGGCGTGGACCGCCGGGCGGACAAGTTCCGCCTGGTGGCGTACCCCACCGCGAAGGGCTGTGCCGCGGCGTACTTCCCCGAAGCCAACGCCTTGGTCCACAAGGAAAACGTGGCCCGCGTATCCAACACCCCCGGCTTCAAGGCCATGTTCGTCCGGTTCGAACCGCACCAGGGCGGGGCGGCAGCAGCCGAGGAATCTGCAGGGGAGCTGGCCGGCACGCACGCTTAG
- a CDS encoding MBL fold metallo-hydrolase, translated as MSVTVENLVTSGTFSLDGGTWDVDNNVWIVGNDEECVIIDAPHDAAAIIAQVRSRKVKAILLTHAHNDHIGAAREVADALGAPILLNQEDLMLWEQVYPDAKPDRYHSDGDLFEVGGATLKAIHTPGHSPGSTCFYLENEGTVFTGDTLFNGGPGATGRSYSDYPTILKSIRERLLTLPSETMVRTGHGEDTTIAAEQETLAKVSQ; from the coding sequence ATGAGCGTCACTGTCGAGAACCTGGTCACCTCGGGCACATTTTCGCTCGACGGCGGCACCTGGGATGTGGACAACAACGTCTGGATCGTGGGCAATGACGAGGAATGCGTCATCATCGACGCGCCGCACGACGCTGCCGCGATCATCGCCCAGGTACGCAGCCGGAAGGTCAAGGCCATCCTGCTCACGCACGCGCACAACGACCACATCGGTGCCGCCCGCGAGGTTGCCGATGCCCTGGGCGCCCCGATCCTCCTGAACCAAGAGGACCTGATGCTGTGGGAGCAGGTCTACCCTGACGCCAAGCCGGACCGCTACCACTCCGACGGCGACCTGTTCGAGGTGGGCGGGGCAACGCTGAAGGCAATCCACACCCCCGGCCACTCCCCGGGGTCCACCTGCTTCTACCTTGAAAACGAAGGAACAGTGTTCACCGGGGACACCCTGTTCAACGGCGGCCCCGGCGCCACCGGCCGGTCCTACAGCGACTATCCCACCATCCTGAAGTCCATCCGCGAACGGCTGCTGACGCTTCCCTCGGAAACGATGGTCCGCACCGGCCACGGCGAGGACACCACCATCGCCGCCGAACAGGAAACGCTGGCGAAGGTTTCCCAGTAG
- a CDS encoding S-(hydroxymethyl)mycothiol dehydrogenase, producing MVHKVQAVVVREKNAPVSLETILVPDPGPGEALVDILTCGVCHTDLHYKQGGIGDDFPYLLGHEATGVVSAVGPDVTSVAPGDRVILNWRAVCGECRACAKGQPQYCFNTHNATQKMTLEDGTVLSPALGIGAFAEKTLVAAGQCTKVDPEVDAAAVGLLGCGIMAGIGAAINTGEVKRGESVAVIGCGGVGIAAIAGARLAGATTIIAVDIDDNKIDMARSLGATHGVNSKQEDAVEAIRALTGGNGADVVIDAVGRPETYKQAFYARDLAGRVVLVGVPTPEMTVELPLLDVFGRGGSLKSSWYGDCLPSRDFPMLVSHYKQGNLDLDAFVSERISIDQVEEAFGKMHEGKVLRSVVEVQPAGAPA from the coding sequence ATGGTCCATAAAGTTCAAGCTGTCGTTGTCCGTGAGAAGAATGCCCCGGTGTCGCTGGAGACCATCCTGGTGCCGGATCCGGGCCCGGGGGAGGCGCTGGTGGACATCCTGACCTGCGGTGTCTGCCACACGGACCTGCACTACAAGCAGGGCGGAATCGGCGATGACTTCCCGTACCTGCTGGGCCATGAGGCCACCGGTGTAGTCAGCGCTGTGGGCCCGGACGTGACATCTGTGGCGCCCGGGGACAGGGTGATCCTGAACTGGCGCGCCGTCTGCGGCGAATGCCGGGCCTGCGCCAAGGGTCAGCCGCAGTACTGCTTCAACACCCACAACGCCACCCAGAAGATGACTTTGGAGGACGGCACGGTCCTCTCTCCCGCCCTGGGCATCGGCGCCTTCGCCGAGAAAACCCTGGTGGCTGCCGGGCAGTGCACCAAGGTGGACCCGGAGGTCGACGCGGCCGCAGTGGGGCTGCTGGGCTGCGGCATCATGGCCGGCATCGGCGCCGCGATCAACACCGGCGAGGTAAAGCGCGGCGAGTCCGTGGCCGTCATCGGCTGCGGCGGCGTGGGCATCGCCGCGATCGCCGGCGCCCGGCTGGCCGGTGCGACGACGATCATCGCCGTTGACATCGACGACAACAAGATCGACATGGCAAGGTCCCTCGGTGCCACCCATGGCGTGAACTCCAAGCAGGAGGACGCGGTGGAGGCCATCCGCGCCCTCACCGGAGGCAACGGCGCTGACGTGGTGATTGACGCCGTCGGCCGACCCGAAACGTACAAGCAGGCTTTCTACGCCCGCGACCTTGCCGGCCGCGTGGTCCTGGTGGGCGTCCCGACGCCGGAGATGACGGTGGAACTGCCGCTGCTGGATGTCTTTGGCCGCGGCGGCTCGCTGAAGTCCTCCTGGTACGGCGACTGCCTGCCCTCCCGCGACTTCCCCATGCTGGTGTCCCATTACAAGCAGGGCAACCTGGACCTGGACGCGTTCGTGTCCGAGCGCATCTCCATCGACCAGGTGGAGGAGGCCTTCGGCAAAATGCACGAGGGCAAAGTCCTGCGCTCAGTTGTCGAGGTCCAGCCGGCGGGGGCGCCGGCATGA
- the purF gene encoding amidophosphoribosyltransferase, with the protein MARGDGKLSHDLLPGEKGPQDACGVFGVWAPGEEVAKLTYYGLYALQHRGQESAGIATSDGKRINVYKDMGLVSQVFDETTLNTLTGHLAVGHCRYSTTGASHWANAQPTLGATSTGTVALAHNGNLTNTAELNAMITERNGGQLTGEMKQGNTSDTALVTALLEGEPGKSLEETATELLPKIKGGFCFVFMDEGTLYAARDTFGIRPLVLGRLERGWVVASEQSALATVGASFIREIEPGEFIAIDEEGVRSKKFAEPTPAGCVFEYVYLARPDAAIAGRSVYESRVEMGRQLARENTHEADIVIPVPESGTPAAVGYAEESGIPFAHGFVKNSYVGRTFIQPSQTLRQLGIRLKLNALESVIRGKRVVVVDDSIVRGNTQRAIVRMLREAGAAAVHVKISSPPVQWPCFYGIDFASRAELIANGATIEEISQAIGADSLAYISEDGMIGATRQPRERLCTACFTGKYPIKLPDADKLGKNLLERTDLGGIKPSPAALPGETAALAVDATEDPAEKAGATGCDPGPDSEFENLLTEADLVPDVHAATSADKKDSV; encoded by the coding sequence GTGGCACGCGGCGATGGCAAACTTTCCCATGATCTTCTTCCCGGCGAAAAAGGACCCCAGGATGCCTGTGGCGTCTTCGGTGTCTGGGCACCCGGTGAAGAAGTAGCAAAACTTACCTACTACGGGCTGTATGCACTGCAGCACCGCGGTCAGGAGTCGGCTGGCATAGCCACCAGCGACGGCAAGCGGATCAATGTCTACAAGGACATGGGCCTCGTATCCCAGGTCTTCGATGAGACCACGCTGAACACCCTGACCGGGCATCTGGCCGTGGGCCATTGCCGCTACTCCACCACCGGCGCGAGCCACTGGGCCAACGCGCAGCCCACCCTGGGCGCGACCTCTACGGGCACCGTGGCCCTGGCGCACAACGGCAACCTGACGAACACCGCCGAACTCAACGCCATGATCACGGAGCGCAACGGCGGGCAGCTTACCGGCGAGATGAAACAGGGCAACACCTCGGACACCGCGCTGGTCACCGCCCTGCTGGAAGGCGAGCCGGGCAAGAGCCTCGAAGAGACCGCCACCGAGCTCCTGCCCAAGATCAAGGGCGGCTTCTGTTTCGTCTTCATGGACGAGGGAACCCTCTACGCAGCCCGCGACACCTTCGGCATCCGCCCGCTGGTCCTGGGCCGCCTGGAACGCGGCTGGGTTGTCGCCTCCGAACAGTCAGCCCTGGCCACCGTGGGTGCCAGCTTCATCCGCGAGATCGAGCCCGGCGAGTTCATCGCCATTGACGAAGAAGGCGTGCGGTCCAAGAAGTTCGCAGAGCCGACGCCGGCCGGTTGCGTTTTCGAATACGTCTACCTCGCCCGTCCGGACGCCGCTATCGCCGGCCGTTCCGTGTATGAGTCCCGCGTGGAGATGGGCCGCCAGCTGGCCCGGGAGAACACCCACGAGGCCGACATCGTCATCCCGGTGCCGGAATCGGGCACTCCGGCAGCCGTGGGTTACGCCGAGGAATCCGGCATTCCGTTCGCACACGGCTTCGTGAAGAACTCCTACGTGGGCCGCACCTTCATCCAGCCCTCGCAGACCCTCCGCCAGCTGGGCATCCGGCTCAAGCTGAACGCCCTTGAGTCCGTGATCCGCGGCAAGCGCGTCGTGGTGGTGGACGATTCCATCGTCCGCGGCAACACCCAGCGGGCCATTGTCCGGATGCTGCGGGAAGCCGGCGCCGCCGCCGTGCACGTCAAGATCTCCTCCCCGCCCGTCCAGTGGCCCTGCTTCTACGGCATCGACTTCGCGTCCCGCGCCGAGCTGATCGCCAACGGCGCCACCATCGAAGAAATTTCCCAGGCCATCGGCGCGGACTCGCTGGCCTACATCTCCGAGGACGGCATGATCGGCGCCACCCGGCAGCCGCGCGAACGCCTCTGCACCGCCTGCTTCACCGGCAAGTACCCCATCAAGCTGCCCGACGCGGACAAGCTGGGCAAGAACCTGCTGGAGCGTACCGACCTGGGCGGCATCAAGCCCTCCCCCGCGGCCCTTCCGGGCGAAACGGCCGCCCTGGCCGTTGACGCCACCGAGGACCCGGCGGAAAAGGCCGGCGCCACGGGCTGCGATCCCGGCCCGGACTCCGAATTCGAAAACCTGCTGACCGAAGCCGACCTCGTGCCCGACGTACACGCCGCCACCAGCGCCGACAAGAAGGACTCCGTATGA
- the purM gene encoding phosphoribosylformylglycinamidine cyclo-ligase — MTSASPAADNAGITYASAGVDVEAGDRAVELMKDAVKATHNSSVIGGVGGFAGLYDVSRLLTFKKPLLATSTDGVGTKVAIAQAMDIHDTIGFDLVGMVVDDIVVVGAEPLYMTDYIACGKVVPERIAGIVRGIAAACSVAGTALVGGETAEHPGLLGEHEYDVAGAATGVVEADALLGPDRVRAGDVVIGMASSGLHSNGYSLVRRVINHAGWALDRQVSELGRTLGEELLEPTRVYAADCLDLARTFPVSAGAAVHGFSHVTGGGLAANLARVLPQGLVATVDRATWELPAIFKLVSELGNVPLADLERTLNLGVGMVAIVSPEAADAAVARLNERGLPSWIMGTVTGDSDAISKSGPDYVQGAKGVDGGAVRLVNAYA; from the coding sequence ATGACCTCCGCCAGCCCTGCCGCAGACAACGCCGGCATCACCTACGCGTCCGCGGGCGTGGACGTCGAAGCCGGGGACCGCGCCGTCGAGCTCATGAAGGATGCCGTGAAGGCAACCCACAACTCTTCGGTGATCGGCGGGGTAGGCGGCTTCGCCGGGCTTTACGACGTCTCCCGGCTGCTGACCTTCAAGAAGCCGCTGCTGGCCACTTCCACGGACGGCGTCGGCACCAAGGTAGCCATCGCCCAGGCCATGGACATCCACGACACCATCGGGTTCGACCTGGTGGGCATGGTGGTGGACGACATCGTCGTGGTGGGTGCTGAGCCGCTGTACATGACCGACTACATCGCCTGCGGCAAGGTGGTCCCCGAACGCATCGCGGGCATTGTCCGCGGCATCGCCGCCGCCTGCTCCGTGGCCGGCACCGCCCTGGTGGGCGGCGAGACTGCCGAGCACCCGGGCCTGCTGGGCGAGCACGAATACGACGTTGCCGGCGCAGCCACCGGCGTGGTGGAAGCCGACGCCCTGCTGGGCCCGGACCGCGTGCGCGCCGGCGACGTGGTGATCGGCATGGCCTCATCCGGCCTCCACTCCAACGGCTACTCCCTCGTCCGCCGCGTCATCAACCACGCCGGCTGGGCCCTGGACCGCCAGGTGTCCGAACTGGGCCGCACCCTGGGCGAGGAACTCCTGGAACCCACCCGCGTCTACGCGGCCGACTGCCTGGACCTCGCCCGGACCTTCCCGGTCAGCGCCGGCGCGGCCGTCCACGGTTTCAGCCACGTCACCGGCGGCGGCCTTGCCGCCAACCTGGCCCGCGTCCTCCCCCAAGGCCTTGTGGCCACGGTGGACCGTGCCACGTGGGAGCTGCCGGCCATCTTCAAGCTGGTGTCCGAGCTGGGCAACGTTCCGCTGGCCGACCTGGAACGGACCCTGAACCTCGGCGTGGGCATGGTGGCCATCGTGTCCCCGGAAGCCGCGGATGCCGCCGTCGCACGCCTGAACGAACGCGGCCTGCCGTCCTGGATCATGGGCACCGTCACCGGGGATTCAGACGCCATTTCCAAGTCCGGACCTGACTATGTCCAGGGCGCCAAGGGCGTGGACGGCGGCGCTGTCCGCCTGGTCAACGCCTACGCCTAA
- a CDS encoding VOC family protein, which produces MSVRTTYATGEPCWADLQTPDVAAAKVFYNRLFGWTYQDFPTPDGRSYAQAFVGGQLVATIAPQSPLQLQAGTSAKWNVYFAAADAAEVLEEAGHAGGTAQFGPEQVGDTGVLGFLAPPGGGTTGIWQAGTHYGSQLFNEPGALAWAELFTPEPQAAVGFFQQLFGHDVTEYPQDDGGSYSTLLIGGNEVAGVVPADEGDQADWQVYYGVADVAAAVAAAQAAGGQVMVEPDERPADGSLATIQDPQGGVLNLIQTTA; this is translated from the coding sequence ATGAGTGTTCGAACCACCTATGCCACCGGCGAGCCCTGCTGGGCAGACCTGCAGACTCCCGATGTTGCGGCCGCGAAGGTTTTCTATAACCGCCTCTTCGGCTGGACCTACCAGGATTTTCCCACCCCGGACGGCCGCAGCTATGCGCAGGCCTTTGTCGGCGGGCAGCTGGTGGCCACCATTGCGCCGCAGAGCCCGCTGCAGCTGCAGGCCGGCACCTCCGCGAAGTGGAACGTCTACTTTGCCGCCGCGGACGCTGCGGAAGTGCTGGAGGAGGCCGGACACGCAGGAGGGACGGCCCAGTTTGGGCCGGAGCAGGTGGGTGATACCGGTGTACTGGGCTTCCTTGCCCCTCCAGGTGGCGGAACCACAGGTATCTGGCAGGCAGGAACCCACTACGGCAGCCAACTCTTCAACGAGCCGGGCGCGCTGGCCTGGGCGGAACTTTTCACACCCGAGCCCCAGGCCGCCGTCGGCTTCTTCCAGCAGCTTTTCGGGCATGACGTCACCGAATACCCCCAGGACGACGGCGGCAGCTACAGTACGCTGCTCATCGGCGGCAATGAGGTAGCAGGCGTCGTTCCTGCCGATGAGGGCGATCAGGCGGACTGGCAGGTCTATTACGGCGTGGCAGATGTTGCCGCAGCAGTTGCGGCCGCCCAGGCAGCAGGGGGCCAGGTCATGGTGGAGCCGGACGAGCGTCCCGCCGACGGGTCACTGGCCACCATCCAGGACCCGCAGGGCGGCGTCCTCAACCTGATCCAAACCACCGCTTAG
- a CDS encoding DUF3073 domain-containing protein — protein MGRGRQKAKATKQARDIKYYSPNTDYSALQRELTGPGSRSTSHYSSEPVEPDYSAYVDKYADDLDDDDDEVDSRRIG, from the coding sequence ATGGGGCGCGGCCGTCAAAAGGCAAAAGCTACCAAGCAGGCTCGGGACATTAAGTACTACTCCCCGAACACTGACTATTCGGCACTTCAGCGGGAGCTGACGGGTCCGGGCAGTCGTTCGACGAGCCATTACTCGAGTGAGCCGGTTGAGCCGGACTATTCGGCTTATGTGGACAAGTACGCGGATGATTTGGATGACGATGACGACGAGGTTGACAGCCGTCGCATCGGCTAG